The proteins below are encoded in one region of Peromyscus eremicus chromosome 10, PerEre_H2_v1, whole genome shotgun sequence:
- the LOC131920774 gene encoding endotoxic shock protective protein U9-ORF-like isoform X1, producing the protein MDDLKIRLQRNSRISNTSLFLALLVSRFPGKIILCYPFLHSKQCLRLCESLKLCGKPRTNRTTPMAPSFSPTKKPNFSLTGSPPAPLTPDRRGDSR; encoded by the exons ATGg ATGATCTAAAAATAAGGCTTCAAAGGAACTCAAGAATATCCAACACTTCGCTCTTTCTGGCCCTACTG GTATCAAGATTCCCTGGCAAGATTATTCTCTGCTACCCTTTCTTACACTCTAAG CAGTGCCTGAGACTCTGTGAATCCTTAAAGCTCTGC gGGAAACCACGAACGAACAGAACAACTCCCATGGCCCCCTCATTTTCACCCACAAAAAAACCTAACTTTTCTCTGACCGGGAGTCCTCCAGCTCCTCTTACACCCGACAGGCGGGGAGATTCGAGATAG
- the LOC131920774 gene encoding endotoxic shock protective protein U9-ORF-like isoform X2, producing MDDLKIRLQRNSRISNTSLFLALLVSRFPGKIILCYPFLHSKCLRLCESLKLCGKPRTNRTTPMAPSFSPTKKPNFSLTGSPPAPLTPDRRGDSR from the exons ATGg ATGATCTAAAAATAAGGCTTCAAAGGAACTCAAGAATATCCAACACTTCGCTCTTTCTGGCCCTACTG GTATCAAGATTCCCTGGCAAGATTATTCTCTGCTACCCTTTCTTACACTCTAAG TGCCTGAGACTCTGTGAATCCTTAAAGCTCTGC gGGAAACCACGAACGAACAGAACAACTCCCATGGCCCCCTCATTTTCACCCACAAAAAAACCTAACTTTTCTCTGACCGGGAGTCCTCCAGCTCCTCTTACACCCGACAGGCGGGGAGATTCGAGATAG
- the LOC131920774 gene encoding endotoxic shock protective protein U9-ORF-like isoform X4 gives MKVLMLMAFLVLAAHCVPVSRFPGKIILCYPFLHSKCLRLCESLKLCGKPRTNRTTPMAPSFSPTKKPNFSLTGSPPAPLTPDRRGDSR, from the exons ATGAAAGTGCTAATGCTGATGGCCTTCCTTGTGCTCGCAGCTCACTGTGTCCCA GTATCAAGATTCCCTGGCAAGATTATTCTCTGCTACCCTTTCTTACACTCTAAG TGCCTGAGACTCTGTGAATCCTTAAAGCTCTGC gGGAAACCACGAACGAACAGAACAACTCCCATGGCCCCCTCATTTTCACCCACAAAAAAACCTAACTTTTCTCTGACCGGGAGTCCTCCAGCTCCTCTTACACCCGACAGGCGGGGAGATTCGAGATAG
- the LOC131920774 gene encoding endotoxic shock protective protein U9-ORF-like isoform X3, whose amino-acid sequence MKVLMLMAFLVLAAHCVPVSRFPGKIILCYPFLHSKQCLRLCESLKLCGKPRTNRTTPMAPSFSPTKKPNFSLTGSPPAPLTPDRRGDSR is encoded by the exons ATGAAAGTGCTAATGCTGATGGCCTTCCTTGTGCTCGCAGCTCACTGTGTCCCA GTATCAAGATTCCCTGGCAAGATTATTCTCTGCTACCCTTTCTTACACTCTAAG CAGTGCCTGAGACTCTGTGAATCCTTAAAGCTCTGC gGGAAACCACGAACGAACAGAACAACTCCCATGGCCCCCTCATTTTCACCCACAAAAAAACCTAACTTTTCTCTGACCGGGAGTCCTCCAGCTCCTCTTACACCCGACAGGCGGGGAGATTCGAGATAG